A single genomic interval of Trinickia acidisoli harbors:
- a CDS encoding carboxymuconolactone decarboxylase family protein encodes MLSQPTLRERGTALLEQLHGTGAAQALKDDMAGLCPDFVDMSIEWALGGVMARPGLDLVTRELVVIASCVTLGHPVTQLRAHVHAALAAGATREQVIESILQLMFYAGGASVRNALVHCKDMLAAPIEEGSIAQ; translated from the coding sequence ATGCTATCGCAACCGACCCTTCGCGAACGCGGCACGGCTTTGCTCGAGCAATTGCACGGCACGGGCGCCGCGCAGGCGCTGAAGGACGATATGGCAGGACTCTGCCCGGATTTCGTCGACATGTCGATCGAATGGGCGCTGGGCGGGGTCATGGCACGCCCAGGGCTCGATCTCGTCACGCGCGAGCTGGTCGTGATTGCATCGTGTGTGACGTTGGGCCATCCCGTCACGCAGTTGCGCGCGCACGTGCATGCCGCGTTGGCAGCGGGCGCGACGCGCGAGCAAGTGATCGAATCGATTCTGCAGTTGATGTTCTATGCCGGAGGCGCGTCGGTCCGCAATGCGCTCGTGCACTGCAAGGACATGCTGGCCGCGCCGATCGAGGAAGGAAGCATCGCGCAATAG
- a CDS encoding LysR family transcriptional regulator: MDRLESMTIFVRVVERGSFAAAAEEFRLTGTMVGHHVRALEAMLGGRLLNRTTRRQSLTELGSHYYERCRRILADVRDAEALGAELHGAARGRLRVLSPVSFGVHALAPVCVDYRAAHPDVDIDLVVSDRVLDLVDEGFDVAVRIGELPDSSLIARRLRPYRSVICAAPSYLDRHGVPSVPADLSQHQCLGFAHPAAGRRWRLHGPEGEVVVPVSLALTANNGEALRMAALSGLGIVMQPEILLEDDLRAGRLVQVLPDYAPAARPMHLLTAADRRPPAKIGTFVDFIVKRFGDRGALRKRAQS, encoded by the coding sequence TTGGACCGATTGGAAAGCATGACGATATTCGTGCGGGTCGTGGAACGCGGCAGTTTCGCGGCCGCGGCGGAGGAATTTCGGCTGACCGGGACGATGGTCGGCCATCACGTCAGGGCGCTCGAAGCGATGCTCGGCGGCCGTCTGCTCAATCGCACGACGCGCCGTCAGAGTCTGACCGAGTTGGGTTCGCATTATTACGAGCGATGCAGGCGCATTCTCGCGGACGTGCGTGACGCCGAAGCACTCGGCGCCGAATTGCACGGGGCGGCGCGGGGGCGTTTGCGCGTGTTGTCGCCCGTGTCGTTCGGCGTTCACGCGTTGGCGCCTGTTTGCGTCGACTATCGCGCGGCTCACCCCGACGTCGACATCGATCTGGTCGTTAGCGATCGCGTGCTCGATCTCGTCGACGAAGGCTTCGACGTGGCGGTGCGTATCGGCGAATTGCCCGATTCTTCGTTGATTGCGCGACGGCTGCGTCCTTATCGTTCCGTGATATGCGCGGCGCCCAGCTACCTCGATCGGCACGGCGTGCCGTCCGTGCCTGCGGATCTTTCACAGCATCAGTGCCTCGGCTTCGCGCATCCCGCGGCGGGCCGCCGTTGGCGCCTGCATGGTCCGGAAGGGGAAGTGGTCGTGCCGGTGTCGCTTGCGCTAACCGCGAACAACGGCGAGGCATTGCGGATGGCGGCGTTGAGTGGGCTCGGCATCGTCATGCAGCCCGAGATCCTGCTCGAGGACGATCTGCGCGCGGGCCGGCTCGTTCAGGTGTTGCCCGACTACGCGCCCGCCGCGCGGCCGATGCACCTGCTGACCGCCGCGGACCGAAGGCCGCCCGCGAAGATCGGCACGTTCGTGGACTTCATCGTTAAACGGTTTGGAGATCGAGGCGCGTTGCGCAAGCGTGCGCAGTCATAA
- a CDS encoding ABC transporter permease encodes MDTGIDSANMKVDTNTSGNRANPHSGATQSTSTTHAAAGAAPLRDRKERRNRVVRLIQARGAIGILVVVSLIAGAIFPDFLHPANLADIVSASAFLGLIAIGQSLVIILGGFDLSVGSLVGLGTVIAAYAEPYGWVAALMAPILAGLCVGLVNGVLIARARMAPFIVTLAALLGLKGLALVLANQDLLIANPGFFAHIANGSIFGISNLISILVVAYAIGALVLNRTSYGAAVFAIGGNEEAARMLGVRVERVKIATYGVSGALAGLAGALLASHLDSGLAGAGAGYELQSIAAAVIGGVLLTGGVGTMAGPLAGVILLGVIENVINQVGTLSPYYQNLASGAFLLVAVIAQTLLTSSRKQ; translated from the coding sequence ATGGATACCGGTATCGACTCGGCAAACATGAAGGTGGACACGAATACGAGCGGCAATCGCGCCAACCCCCATTCCGGTGCTACGCAGAGCACGTCGACCACGCACGCGGCCGCGGGCGCCGCGCCGCTGCGGGATCGCAAAGAGCGCCGCAATCGCGTCGTGCGCTTGATTCAGGCGCGCGGCGCAATCGGCATCTTGGTCGTCGTCAGCTTGATCGCGGGCGCGATCTTCCCTGACTTCCTGCATCCCGCCAATTTGGCGGACATCGTATCGGCGAGCGCGTTCCTAGGCCTAATCGCGATCGGACAAAGCCTGGTCATCATCCTGGGCGGCTTCGACCTGTCGGTCGGCTCGCTCGTCGGGCTCGGCACGGTGATCGCAGCCTATGCGGAGCCTTACGGCTGGGTAGCGGCGCTGATGGCACCGATCTTGGCGGGCCTATGTGTCGGCCTCGTCAACGGCGTGCTGATCGCGCGCGCTCGAATGGCGCCGTTCATCGTCACCCTGGCCGCGCTGCTCGGCCTCAAGGGTCTTGCGCTGGTGCTAGCGAACCAAGATCTATTGATCGCCAATCCGGGCTTCTTCGCCCATATCGCCAACGGATCGATCTTCGGCATCAGCAACCTGATCTCGATCTTGGTGGTTGCCTACGCCATCGGCGCGCTCGTGCTGAACCGTACGTCATACGGTGCGGCCGTCTTCGCGATAGGCGGCAACGAAGAAGCGGCGCGGATGCTCGGCGTGCGCGTCGAACGCGTGAAGATCGCCACCTACGGCGTGAGCGGCGCGCTCGCCGGCTTGGCCGGCGCTCTGCTCGCCTCGCACCTCGATTCAGGGCTCGCGGGCGCGGGCGCCGGCTACGAACTGCAATCGATCGCCGCGGCCGTGATCGGCGGCGTGCTGCTCACGGGCGGCGTCGGCACGATGGCCGGGCCGCTGGCCGGCGTCATTCTGCTCGGCGTGATCGAGAACGTCATCAATCAAGTCGGGACGCTCAGCCCTTACTATCAGAACCTCGCGAGCGGCGCGTTCCTCTTGGTTGCGGTGATCGCGCAAACGCTGCTGACGAGCTCACGCAAGCAATGA
- a CDS encoding ABC transporter permease, which translates to MSLSNSTAPATQAGRLSSRAILRWARDNSVYVALALLVLLNLAVTPGFSNPLAARSLLFEAAPVVLIALGQNLAIATRGIDLSVGSVMALSSAAIAVFLDYGTGTAIFAGIAIGLLCGFFNGALVSIVRIDPLISGLALLVAARGLAQALLGGSRVNLPPSDAFDLLGTSAIGPIPVVMLIGIALALLISLIVRRTTLGRYAILIGASRGAAFLAGIPVRRTLFMVYAASGALAGLAGVLASSRLGASDPNYVGVNFELDSIAASVIGGTPLSGGRISIVGTVFGVLLLEVLDASFIMNNISFTYAQILKAVFIVVALYLQRQGG; encoded by the coding sequence TTGAGTCTTTCGAATTCCACGGCCCCCGCTACGCAAGCGGGCCGCCTGTCGAGTCGCGCGATCTTGCGCTGGGCCCGCGACAACAGCGTCTACGTCGCGCTCGCCTTGCTCGTGCTGCTGAATTTGGCGGTCACGCCAGGCTTTTCGAATCCGCTTGCCGCGCGCAGCCTGCTGTTCGAAGCGGCGCCCGTCGTTTTGATCGCGCTCGGCCAGAACCTCGCGATCGCGACGCGCGGCATCGATTTGTCGGTCGGCTCGGTGATGGCGCTCTCGAGCGCCGCGATCGCCGTATTCCTCGACTACGGTACCGGCACCGCGATCTTTGCGGGCATCGCGATCGGCCTGCTCTGCGGCTTCTTCAACGGCGCGCTGGTGTCGATCGTGCGGATCGATCCGCTCATCTCGGGGCTGGCGCTGCTCGTCGCCGCGCGCGGCCTCGCCCAAGCGCTGCTCGGCGGCTCGCGCGTGAACCTGCCGCCCTCGGATGCCTTCGATCTGCTCGGCACGAGCGCGATCGGCCCCATCCCCGTCGTGATGCTCATCGGCATCGCGCTGGCGCTTTTGATTTCGCTCATCGTACGGCGCACGACCCTCGGGCGTTACGCGATCCTGATCGGCGCAAGCCGCGGCGCTGCGTTCCTGGCCGGCATCCCGGTGCGCCGCACGCTCTTCATGGTCTATGCGGCAAGCGGTGCGCTGGCGGGCCTCGCGGGCGTGCTCGCTTCGTCGCGGCTCGGCGCGTCGGATCCGAACTATGTCGGCGTGAACTTCGAGCTCGATTCGATCGCCGCCTCGGTGATCGGCGGCACGCCGTTGTCGGGTGGGCGGATCTCGATCGTCGGTACTGTTTTCGGCGTACTGCTGCTGGAGGTGCTCGACGCGAGCTTCATCATGAACAACATCAGCTTTACCTATGCACAGATTCTGAAAGCGGTGTTCATCGTCGTAGCGCTCTATCTGCAACGCCAGGGAGGCTGA
- a CDS encoding sugar ABC transporter ATP-binding protein, translated as MNDSMRAVVLETRNASKTFGVVRALRDVSLALRAGEVHGLVGENGAGKSTLIKILTGFYQPDDGAVVLDGTPVSLDSPRTAQQRGVCAVYQEINLIPDRSVAENIFIGHEPKRLGVLIDRRKMNAMANEIVRRYGLTVDPTAKLGSLGLGEQQMVSIARGVALGARVLILDEPTSALSGTEVDVLFRVVDQLKTDGIALLFVSHRLSECYRLCDRFTVMRDGAVVKTGTPAEVPRDALIAAMLGRAGHSGGGRGGARETSAADDAKPALQVDGLRWSTRVRHVSLRVAPKEIVGLAGLLGSGRTETFKAVFGAQRADAGDVRLKGHALGNTAPARSIRSGLAFLSEDRRSEGIFPRLSVRENIIASVLPQISRFGFISYRKQEALVKQYIEQLGIKTAGPGAPISTLSGGNQQKALIARCLSTQPTVLLLDDPTRGIDVGAKEEVHRVIRGFADDGLAIVVTSSEMEELLELTDRLVVLNEGISIGEIATRDASADDVLAILATNAPPP; from the coding sequence ATGAACGATTCGATGCGGGCAGTCGTGCTTGAAACACGCAACGCGAGCAAGACGTTCGGCGTGGTGCGCGCGTTGCGCGACGTATCGCTGGCGCTGCGCGCGGGTGAAGTACACGGCCTCGTCGGCGAGAACGGCGCCGGCAAATCCACGCTCATCAAGATTCTCACGGGCTTCTATCAGCCCGACGACGGCGCCGTCGTGCTCGACGGCACACCCGTCTCGCTCGATTCGCCGAGAACCGCGCAGCAACGCGGCGTGTGCGCCGTGTATCAGGAAATCAATCTGATTCCCGATCGCAGCGTGGCCGAGAACATCTTCATCGGCCATGAGCCGAAACGCTTAGGTGTCCTAATCGATCGTCGCAAGATGAATGCGATGGCGAATGAGATCGTGCGCCGCTATGGGCTCACGGTCGACCCCACGGCGAAGCTCGGTTCGCTGGGGCTCGGCGAGCAACAGATGGTGTCGATCGCGCGCGGTGTGGCCCTCGGCGCGCGCGTGCTGATTCTCGACGAGCCGACCTCGGCGCTGTCGGGCACGGAAGTCGACGTGCTGTTCCGCGTCGTCGACCAATTGAAAACCGACGGCATCGCGCTACTGTTCGTCAGTCATCGGCTATCCGAATGCTATCGGCTGTGCGACCGCTTCACGGTCATGCGCGACGGCGCAGTCGTGAAGACCGGCACGCCGGCCGAAGTGCCGCGCGATGCATTGATCGCCGCCATGCTCGGACGCGCAGGCCACAGCGGCGGCGGGCGTGGCGGCGCACGCGAGACAAGCGCTGCCGATGATGCAAAGCCCGCGCTGCAAGTCGATGGTTTGCGCTGGAGCACGCGCGTGCGCCATGTCTCGTTGCGCGTCGCGCCGAAAGAAATCGTGGGGCTCGCGGGCCTGCTCGGCTCGGGGCGCACCGAAACCTTCAAGGCCGTGTTCGGCGCGCAAAGGGCCGACGCCGGCGACGTGCGCCTGAAAGGCCACGCGCTCGGCAACACGGCACCGGCACGCTCGATCCGCAGCGGGCTGGCGTTCCTGTCCGAGGATCGGCGCTCCGAAGGCATCTTTCCTCGCTTGTCCGTGCGCGAGAACATCATCGCGTCGGTGTTGCCGCAAATCTCGCGCTTCGGTTTCATCTCTTACCGCAAGCAAGAAGCGCTAGTCAAACAGTACATCGAGCAACTCGGCATCAAAACCGCAGGCCCCGGCGCGCCGATCTCGACGCTATCGGGCGGCAATCAGCAAAAGGCGCTGATCGCGCGCTGCCTGTCGACGCAACCGACCGTCCTGCTGCTCGACGATCCGACGCGCGGTATCGACGTTGGCGCGAAAGAGGAGGTGCATCGCGTGATACGAGGCTTCGCCGACGATGGGCTCGCGATCGTCGTGACATCGTCGGAAATGGAAGAGTTGCTCGAACTGACCGATCGGCTCGTCGTGCTCAACGAAGGCATCAGCATCGGCGAGATCGCCACGCGCGATGCCAGCGCCGACGACGTGCTCGCCATCCTCGCGACCAACGCGCCGCCGCCCTAA
- a CDS encoding ABC transporter substrate-binding protein, which produces MSRATLQHRLAALTLCVVGAWSIGAWAQDNGAQKVQNASTQTCTNPKPGNLKLSGMVVGFSQSENEQNPFRATETASVRAAAKAAGVKRLLYTNANDNQAKQVADIESMINQGAQALIVAPNDSTGLQPAFAQAKAKGIPVVTIDRQTAGTVCEDFITFLGSDFYAQGKRAAQALADATGGKAVIAEIQGGYGNTVESQRTDGFAEVLKNYPNMKLAAAQTANWSTTEAQKVMEQILLSHPDVSAVYTHADVMTLGAITALRQAGKLKGVTIVSIDGTKDVVRDISGGIVTADVETNPRFGPLAFQSLADWFAGKPVAQKQIMHDALYDKANAKKSLDKGAVY; this is translated from the coding sequence ATGTCTAGAGCAACGCTGCAGCATCGCCTCGCCGCGCTGACCTTGTGCGTCGTAGGCGCATGGTCGATCGGCGCATGGGCGCAGGACAACGGCGCACAGAAAGTGCAGAACGCATCGACGCAAACGTGCACGAACCCGAAGCCCGGCAACCTGAAGCTGAGCGGCATGGTCGTCGGCTTCTCGCAATCGGAAAACGAACAAAACCCGTTTCGCGCCACCGAGACAGCATCCGTGCGCGCAGCGGCGAAGGCTGCCGGCGTCAAGCGCCTGCTCTACACGAACGCCAACGATAACCAAGCCAAGCAAGTGGCCGACATCGAAAGCATGATCAATCAAGGCGCTCAAGCGCTGATCGTCGCGCCCAACGATTCGACCGGCTTGCAGCCCGCGTTCGCTCAGGCCAAGGCAAAAGGCATCCCCGTCGTGACGATCGATCGGCAGACGGCCGGCACGGTGTGCGAAGACTTCATCACGTTCCTCGGCTCCGATTTCTATGCGCAAGGCAAGCGTGCCGCGCAGGCGCTTGCGGATGCAACGGGCGGCAAAGCCGTGATCGCCGAAATTCAAGGCGGCTACGGCAATACCGTGGAAAGCCAGCGCACGGACGGCTTTGCCGAGGTGCTGAAGAACTACCCGAACATGAAGCTCGCCGCCGCACAAACGGCGAATTGGTCGACGACGGAAGCGCAGAAGGTCATGGAGCAGATCCTGCTCTCGCACCCCGACGTCAGCGCCGTCTACACGCATGCCGACGTCATGACGCTCGGCGCGATCACCGCACTGCGCCAGGCCGGCAAACTCAAGGGCGTGACGATCGTATCGATCGACGGTACCAAGGACGTCGTGCGCGACATCTCGGGTGGCATCGTCACCGCCGACGTCGAAACCAACCCGCGTTTCGGCCCGCTCGCATTCCAGTCGCTGGCCGATTGGTTCGCGGGCAAGCCGGTGGCGCAGAAGCAGATCATGCACGACGCGCTCTACGACAAAGCGAACGCGAAGAAATCGCTCGATAAGGGCGCGGTGTACTAA
- a CDS encoding LacI family DNA-binding transcriptional regulator has protein sequence MKKSTQRRPTMTDIAKATGVSQSTVSLVLNGAVGAKFSEGTRKKVLKAAQELGYQLPTRATTPAAPGERNLIVYVADEIATSPHPVVNIDGARDAAWNNGCLLAVYSTHGNADIEQRVLRETLSNPSVLGVIYATVYTRKVTIPAALLKVPTVLLNCYATEHTLSSVVPAEVTGGYTATECLTATGHRRIGFINGETWQDAAKDRLKGYRQALATADLPFDENLVRDGDWSSGKGYELTLSLMREPNPPTAIFCANDLTAIGAIEALKQLGLRVPEDVSVIGYDDQEIARHTHPPLTTVVLPNYELGRWAVETLLQEEENRSAGAPFKRRTIKLDGPLIERASVAAACASLNLDASATDNPGSRDRIAGDTLINILNE, from the coding sequence ATGAAAAAATCCACCCAGCGTCGGCCGACCATGACCGACATCGCCAAGGCAACCGGCGTATCGCAGTCGACCGTCTCCCTTGTCCTGAACGGCGCCGTCGGCGCCAAGTTCTCCGAAGGCACGCGCAAGAAGGTGCTGAAAGCGGCGCAGGAACTCGGATACCAGTTGCCGACCCGCGCCACTACGCCCGCCGCGCCGGGCGAGCGCAATCTGATCGTCTACGTCGCCGATGAAATCGCCACGAGCCCGCACCCCGTCGTCAACATCGATGGGGCGCGCGACGCCGCCTGGAACAACGGCTGCCTGCTCGCCGTGTACTCGACTCACGGCAATGCCGACATCGAGCAGCGCGTGTTGCGCGAAACGCTGTCGAATCCGAGCGTGCTCGGCGTGATCTACGCGACGGTCTATACCCGCAAGGTCACCATTCCCGCCGCCTTGCTGAAAGTGCCGACGGTGCTGCTCAATTGCTATGCGACCGAACACACGCTGTCGTCGGTGGTACCGGCCGAAGTCACGGGCGGCTACACCGCAACCGAATGCTTGACCGCGACCGGCCATCGCCGCATCGGCTTCATCAACGGCGAAACCTGGCAGGACGCGGCGAAAGACCGCCTCAAGGGCTACCGCCAAGCGCTCGCGACGGCCGATCTCCCGTTCGACGAAAACCTCGTGCGCGACGGCGACTGGAGCTCCGGCAAGGGCTATGAACTGACGCTGTCGCTGATGCGCGAACCGAACCCGCCCACCGCGATTTTCTGCGCGAACGACCTGACCGCGATCGGGGCGATCGAGGCGCTCAAGCAACTCGGCTTGCGTGTGCCCGAGGACGTCTCGGTGATCGGCTACGACGACCAGGAAATCGCACGACACACGCATCCGCCGCTGACCACGGTCGTATTGCCGAACTACGAACTCGGCCGCTGGGCAGTCGAAACGCTGTTGCAGGAAGAAGAAAACCGCAGCGCCGGCGCCCCTTTCAAGCGCCGCACCATCAAGCTCGACGGCCCGCTGATCGAGCGTGCGTCGGTCGCGGCGGCGTGCGCGAGCCTCAACCTCGATGCAAGCGCCACTGACAACCCCGGTTCGAGGGATCGGATTGCAGGGGATACCCTTATTAATATTCTTAATGAATAG
- a CDS encoding copper chaperone PCu(A)C has product MKTSLLSLALCLCAAPALAAPASVMVSDCWIRALPGDLPSAGYFNVMNMSDKPIGLVGVETDAFGMAMLHQTQSNGSTTTMVMVDKAPVPANGTLHFAPGGYHLMLEKPKHPLEVGSSIALTFSFDDGKKVTSECAVKSASAMGK; this is encoded by the coding sequence ATGAAAACGTCTCTCCTCTCGCTCGCGCTCTGCCTCTGCGCCGCACCTGCACTCGCCGCGCCCGCATCCGTCATGGTGTCCGACTGTTGGATACGCGCGCTGCCGGGCGACTTACCGTCCGCCGGCTATTTCAACGTGATGAACATGAGCGATAAGCCGATCGGCCTCGTCGGCGTCGAGACCGACGCTTTCGGCATGGCCATGCTGCATCAAACCCAGAGCAACGGCAGCACAACGACGATGGTCATGGTCGACAAAGCCCCCGTGCCCGCGAACGGCACGCTTCACTTCGCGCCCGGCGGCTATCACCTGATGCTTGAAAAACCGAAGCATCCGCTCGAGGTCGGTTCGTCGATCGCACTCACCTTCTCGTTCGACGACGGCAAGAAAGTGACGAGCGAATGCGCGGTGAAGAGCGCGAGCGCGATGGGGAAGTAA
- the mdeB gene encoding alpha-ketoglutarate dehydrogenase, with the protein MTNLSSGIEETKRAHDASADADPEETAEWLDALDGVVAHVGKARAQYLLDRLADHAQAGGLASARTRATPYFNTIPLDEQPRYPGALDVEERLSAALRWNALAMVVRANRAYGELGGHIASYASASDLFEVGFNHFFRASSSEGGEGSGGDLVYFQPHSSPGVYARAYLEGFLTEDHLRHYRREIAGSGLCSYPHPWLMPDFWQFPTGSMGIGPINAIYQARFMRYLQHRGLAHTEGRTVWGFFGDGEMDEPESLGALSLAARERLDNLVFVINCNLQRLDGPVRGNGRVIDELEAQFAGAGWNVIKVLWGSDWDPLFARDHAGALARAFAGTVDGQFQTFSANDGAYNRARFFSQNPALATLAEQLTDTEIDRLRRGGHDARKLHAAYARALAHEGQPTVILAKTMKGFGMGAAGQGRMTTHQQKKLEVDDLKAFRDRFRLPLSDDEVEHLTFYKPAQDSPEMQYLHARRAALGGYLPRRRKAASKGLIVPSVQSWGAFALDANGREMSTTMALVRMLTALLKDGEIGSRVVPIVADEARTFGMANMFRQVGIYSPLGQRYEPEDLGSMLYYREDTRGQILEEGISEAGAISSWIAAATAYSVHDLPMLPFYIYYSMFGFQRIGDLIWAAADQRSRGFLVGATSGRTTLGGEGLQHQDGSSHLAASTIPNCRAYDPAFAYEVATIVDAGMREMVEAQHDVFYYVTVTNENYAQPSLPDGDPHALREGILKGMYRLTPASPDAACVQLLGAGAILGETIAAQKMLKEDWGIDAAVWSVTSFTELQRDGMAAERQSRLGEDGATPYVMTALGASRGPIVAATDYVRAVPELIRAYVPRRYVTLGTDGFGRSDTRQALRAFFEVDRGSIAIAALKALTDEGAIDPGIVRAARERYGKTMQSSAAPWQC; encoded by the coding sequence ATGACGAATTTATCGAGCGGTATCGAAGAGACGAAGCGCGCCCACGATGCGTCGGCGGACGCCGACCCGGAAGAAACAGCCGAATGGCTCGACGCGCTCGACGGCGTCGTTGCACACGTCGGCAAGGCGCGCGCGCAATACTTGCTCGACCGTCTAGCCGATCATGCGCAGGCGGGCGGCCTCGCATCGGCGCGAACACGCGCCACGCCTTACTTCAATACGATCCCGCTCGACGAACAGCCGCGCTACCCCGGCGCTCTCGACGTCGAGGAACGACTGTCGGCCGCGCTGCGCTGGAATGCTTTGGCGATGGTCGTCCGCGCAAACCGTGCCTATGGCGAGTTGGGCGGTCATATCGCGAGCTACGCGTCGGCGTCCGACTTGTTCGAAGTCGGCTTCAACCACTTCTTTCGCGCGAGCTCGTCCGAAGGCGGCGAAGGCTCCGGCGGCGATCTCGTCTACTTCCAACCGCATTCGTCACCGGGTGTCTATGCGCGCGCGTATCTCGAAGGTTTTTTGACCGAAGACCACTTGCGGCACTACCGCCGCGAAATCGCCGGCTCAGGACTGTGCTCGTACCCGCACCCGTGGCTGATGCCCGACTTCTGGCAATTTCCGACCGGCTCGATGGGCATCGGCCCGATCAACGCGATCTACCAAGCGCGCTTCATGCGCTACTTGCAGCACCGCGGGCTCGCGCACACCGAAGGGCGCACCGTATGGGGCTTTTTCGGCGACGGCGAAATGGACGAGCCCGAATCGCTCGGCGCGTTGTCGCTCGCCGCACGCGAGCGGCTCGACAATCTCGTGTTCGTGATCAACTGCAATCTGCAGCGGCTCGACGGCCCCGTGCGCGGCAACGGCCGCGTGATCGACGAACTCGAAGCGCAATTCGCAGGCGCCGGATGGAACGTCATCAAAGTGCTGTGGGGCTCGGATTGGGATCCACTGTTCGCTCGCGATCACGCGGGCGCGCTCGCACGCGCATTCGCGGGCACCGTCGACGGTCAATTCCAGACGTTCTCGGCCAACGACGGCGCCTACAACCGCGCACGTTTCTTCAGTCAGAATCCCGCGCTGGCCACGCTGGCCGAGCAGCTCACCGACACCGAGATCGACCGGCTGCGCCGTGGCGGCCACGACGCGCGCAAGCTGCACGCCGCCTATGCACGCGCGCTCGCACACGAAGGTCAGCCCACCGTGATCCTCGCCAAAACGATGAAGGGCTTCGGCATGGGTGCCGCGGGCCAAGGCCGGATGACGACGCATCAACAGAAAAAGCTCGAAGTCGACGACTTGAAAGCGTTCCGCGACCGCTTCCGCCTGCCGCTGTCGGACGACGAAGTCGAGCATCTGACGTTCTACAAACCCGCGCAAGACAGCCCGGAAATGCAATATCTGCATGCACGCCGGGCTGCCCTCGGAGGCTATCTGCCCAGAAGGCGGAAAGCAGCGTCGAAGGGGCTGATCGTCCCTTCGGTGCAATCTTGGGGTGCATTCGCGCTCGATGCGAACGGCCGCGAAATGTCGACGACGATGGCGCTCGTGCGTATGCTCACGGCGTTGCTGAAGGACGGCGAGATCGGCTCGCGCGTCGTACCGATCGTCGCCGACGAAGCGCGCACGTTCGGCATGGCCAATATGTTCCGGCAAGTCGGGATCTACTCTCCGCTCGGGCAACGCTATGAGCCGGAAGATCTCGGCTCGATGCTCTATTACCGCGAAGACACGCGCGGACAGATCCTCGAGGAAGGGATCTCGGAGGCAGGTGCGATCTCGTCGTGGATCGCCGCGGCGACGGCATACAGCGTGCACGATCTGCCGATGCTGCCGTTCTATATCTACTACTCGATGTTCGGTTTCCAGCGTATCGGCGATCTGATCTGGGCCGCCGCCGATCAGCGCTCGCGCGGCTTCCTCGTCGGCGCCACGTCGGGCCGCACGACGCTCGGCGGCGAAGGTCTGCAGCATCAAGACGGCAGTAGCCATCTGGCAGCCTCCACGATTCCGAACTGCCGCGCATACGATCCGGCGTTCGCTTATGAGGTTGCGACGATCGTCGATGCAGGGATGCGCGAAATGGTCGAAGCGCAGCACGACGTGTTCTATTACGTCACCGTCACGAACGAGAACTACGCACAGCCGTCCTTGCCCGACGGCGACCCGCACGCATTGCGCGAAGGCATTCTCAAGGGAATGTACCGGCTGACGCCGGCCTCGCCTGACGCGGCATGCGTGCAATTGCTCGGCGCGGGCGCGATCCTCGGCGAAACGATCGCTGCGCAAAAGATGCTGAAGGAAGACTGGGGCATCGACGCCGCCGTCTGGAGCGTGACGAGCTTTACCGAACTGCAGCGCGACGGCATGGCGGCCGAGCGGCAATCGCGGCTCGGCGAAGACGGCGCGACGCCGTATGTCATGACTGCGCTCGGCGCGTCGCGTGGGCCCATCGTCGCGGCAACCGATTACGTGCGCGCGGTGCCGGAATTGATCCGCGCATACGTGCCGCGCCGCTATGTGACGCTCGGCACCGACGGCTTCGGTCGCAGCGATACGAGGCAAGCGTTGCGCGCGTTCTTCGAAGTCGATCGCGGCAGCATCGCGATTGCCGCGTTGAAAGCGCTGACGGACGAAGGCGCGATCGATCCCGGCATCGTGCGTGCCGCACGCGAACGCTATGGGAAAACGATGCAGTCGAGCGCCGCCCCATGGCAATGTTGA